A window of Bradyrhizobium sp. AZCC 1719 genomic DNA:
CTGCACACAGCGGCCGACCTGGTCGGGCGTGAGGTCGATCTTGACGCCGAGGGAGGCCAGCACGTCGGCAGCCCCCGAACGCGACGACAGCGCGCGGTTGCCATGCTTGGCGACGGGCACGCCGGCGCCTGCGACGATGAAGGCCGCGCAGGTCGAGACGTTGACCGAACCGGAGCCGTCGCCACCGGTGCCGACCACGTCGACCGCGTCCGCAGGCGCCTTGACCCGCAGCATCTTGCCGCGCATCGCCGCCACCGCGCCGGTGATCTCGTCGACGGTCTCGCCGCGAACCCTGAGCGCCATCAACAGCCCGCCCATCTGCGAGGGCGTGGCCTCGCCGGACATCATGGCATCGAAGGCGGAGGCTGCCTCGTCACGCGACAGTGTCGCGCCGGTGGCTACTTTTCCGATGATAGATTTGAGGTCGTCCATCGCTTGGCTTTCAAAATCGGCCCGGCTCTCATCCTTCGAGACGCGGCCAGGTGGCCGCTCCTCAGGATGAGGTGAGTTATTATGCTCAATTGTTCGCGCCCGTCACCTGCGCGAAGGCGGCCGCGTTGATGGAGGTGCCGATCTGGGATTCGATCTTGGTCACATATTGCGCGATCTGTTCGTCGGTCAGGCCGCGCTGCAACGTCTCCTTCAACTTCTTCAGCTCATCGGAGGCCATGTCGACCGGCGGCACCGTCACGTCGGTGACGCGCAACACGATCCACTCGCTGCCACCGGTGCCCGGCGTCTGCGTGACGCCGTCCTTGGGCGTCCGGAATGCGGCCGTGATGGCGGCGGAGGGCACGCCTGAAAGCGAGGCGTCGCGGCGGAAACCGGTCGCGGTCTCGACCTTCGCTCCGACTGCGGCCGCTTCGGCGGCGAGCGTGCCGCCTTGCTCGACCTTCTGCACCATCTCGGTTGCCTTCGCGCGCAACCTGCTCGAAATCTGGTCTTCGCGCCATTTTGCCTCGACCTGGCTGCGCACCTCGTCGAGCGGGCGGTCGCGCGATGGCGTAATGCCAAGCACGTCGTACCAGACATAGCCGCCGGCAAACTGGATCGGTTCGTTGTCGACGCCGATATCGCTGTTAAAGGCCTGCGAAACCACGTCGAGGCCGCGCGGAATATTCGCCACCGGCTGGCCGTCGGGCGTGCGGCCGGAGCGATCGACGGCCTCGATCGTGACAGCGGTGAGGCCGAGCTTCTGCGAAGCCTCGACCACATTGGCGCCGCCGCTGCGCTCATCTTCCATCTTGTTCTGGATTTCGTTGACCTTGGCGCGCGCGCGTTCGGTCGCGATTTCCTTCTTCACCTGCGCTGCGATGCTTTCATAGGTCGGCGTCACACCTGGCTCGATCTTGCCGACCTTGACCAGCGCCACGCCGAAGCGGCCCTGCAGTGGCTGGCTGACTTCGCCTGACTGCAGCGAGAACGCCGCATCCGCAATCGCCGGGTCGATGATCGCGTTCTTTGCGATCAGGCCGAGATCGACGTCGGCCAGATTGAGGTTGCGCTCCTTGGCGACGTCGTCGAACGACGTTCCCGACGTGATGCGGCTGCGCGCGGCCTGCGCTTCGCCTTCGTTCGGAAAAAACATCTGCGACACTTCGCGCTTTTCCGGCGTTCCGAGCTGGTCGCGGCGCTGCTCGAAGGCCTTCTTCGCATCCTCGTCGGAGACCTCGGTCCACTTGCCGATCTCTTCGGGGCTGATCACGACAAAGGACAGTTTGCGATACTCGGGCGCGCGGAACTGGGTTTTGTGATCCTCGAAATAGGCGGCCAGCGCCTCGGGCGACGGCGGATCGATCGTGCCGGCCTGCGCCGCGTCGAGCCTGACGAATTCCATCGAGCGCTGCTCGTTCTGGAAGCGGGCGAGCGCCTCGATCAGGACCTTCGGCGGCTCAGCCCCGGCCGAGACGGCGCCGACGATCTGGCGCCGCAGCCCGACCCGCCGGCGTTCCGCCAGATAACGTTGCTCGGTATAGCCGAACTGCCTGATCGTGGCCTGGAAGCGAGCGGGATCGAATTTGCCGCCCAATCCCGCAAAATTCGGATCGCTGTAGATCTGCCGCATGGCTTCGTCCTGCGACTGGGCAAGCCCCATGCGCCGGGCTTCCTCATCCAGCGCAGCTTCGGCGATGGTCTGTTGCAACACCTGCCGATCGAGCCCGAAGGCGCGGGCCTGTTCAGGGGTCAGCGGACGGCCGAAACTGCGGCCGAGCTGCTGCAGCTTTTCCGTGTAGATCTGGCGGAATTGCTCCGTCGAAATCTCGGTCTTGCCAATCGTGGCGAGCGACGACTGGCCAAATCCCTTGAAGATGTCGGCAATACCCCAAACTGCGAAACTGACAATCAAAACGCCCATCACGACGGCCATGACAACCTTGCCGAGCCAGTTTGATGAGGCTTTCCGAATTCCTCGAAGCATGGGTCCAACTTGTTTTTAAAGGAGAGGGGGAACCGGGTCGTGCCCAAGGGAATTCGATCCGGGACCGAATTCCGCAACAAGGCGTCACCGAGTTGAAAACGCATCATAAAGTGGCCGCGCCCCCCTCGCAACCTCACCCATGCGGGCTATTTGAAGCGGTTAATGGCCGCGGGGATCGCCCGACCGGTATCTGGAACTGGCGGCGTGGCTCTGCTAGCGCATCTGGAACGCTGATATTTGCGGGACAATCGACATGACCGATGCCATCCGGCCGCTGATCGCCGGCAACTGGAAAATGAACGGCCTGAAATCTTCCTTAGGTGAATTCGAAGCCATGATCGCCGGTGCCGGTGCGTTGGCCGGCAAGGCCGATCTGCTGGTCTGCCCTCCGGCCACCCTGATCGGCGGCTTTGCCGACAGGGCGCTCGGTTCAAAACTCACCGTCGGGGCGCAGGATTGCCATACCAAGGCATCGGGCGCCCATACCGGCGATCTCTCGGCGGAAATGCTGGCGGATGCCGGCGCCAGTGCCATCATCGTTGGGCATTCGGAGCGGCGCGCCGACCATGCCGAGACCGACGCATTGGTCCGGCAGAAGGCGGAAGCGGCTTGGCGGGCGGGCCTGGTGGCGATCGTTTGCATCGGCGAGACCCAGAAGCAACGCGATGCCGGCCAGACGCTGGATGTCTGCGGCGGGCAACTCGCCGGTTCGTTGCCGGACGGCGCGACGTCAGCCAATCTGGTGGTGGCCTATGAGCCGGTCTGGGCGATCGGCACCGGTCTGACGCCGACACCAAAAGATGTCGAACAA
This region includes:
- the tpiA gene encoding triose-phosphate isomerase, with amino-acid sequence MTDAIRPLIAGNWKMNGLKSSLGEFEAMIAGAGALAGKADLLVCPPATLIGGFADRALGSKLTVGAQDCHTKASGAHTGDLSAEMLADAGASAIIVGHSERRADHAETDALVRQKAEAAWRAGLVAIVCIGETQKQRDAGQTLDVCGGQLAGSLPDGATSANLVVAYEPVWAIGTGLTPTPKDVEQVHRFIRDVLTSRFKTEGSKIRILYGGSVKPSNAAELMAVADVNGALVGGASLKAVDFLAIAEAC
- a CDS encoding peptidylprolyl isomerase, translating into MLRGIRKASSNWLGKVVMAVVMGVLIVSFAVWGIADIFKGFGQSSLATIGKTEISTEQFRQIYTEKLQQLGRSFGRPLTPEQARAFGLDRQVLQQTIAEAALDEEARRMGLAQSQDEAMRQIYSDPNFAGLGGKFDPARFQATIRQFGYTEQRYLAERRRVGLRRQIVGAVSAGAEPPKVLIEALARFQNEQRSMEFVRLDAAQAGTIDPPSPEALAAYFEDHKTQFRAPEYRKLSFVVISPEEIGKWTEVSDEDAKKAFEQRRDQLGTPEKREVSQMFFPNEGEAQAARSRITSGTSFDDVAKERNLNLADVDLGLIAKNAIIDPAIADAAFSLQSGEVSQPLQGRFGVALVKVGKIEPGVTPTYESIAAQVKKEIATERARAKVNEIQNKMEDERSGGANVVEASQKLGLTAVTIEAVDRSGRTPDGQPVANIPRGLDVVSQAFNSDIGVDNEPIQFAGGYVWYDVLGITPSRDRPLDEVRSQVEAKWREDQISSRLRAKATEMVQKVEQGGTLAAEAAAVGAKVETATGFRRDASLSGVPSAAITAAFRTPKDGVTQTPGTGGSEWIVLRVTDVTVPPVDMASDELKKLKETLQRGLTDEQIAQYVTKIESQIGTSINAAAFAQVTGANN